In Betaproteobacteria bacterium, the DNA window GCTGCGGGGAGAAGCGCTACCGCGGAGCCTCCCGGTCCTCCGGAATCGGCACCAGATCGGTAGCGTCATTCATGGCCGGCGGTGGCGTATAGGCTTCGGGCACCGCTACGGATGGGTCAGCGGGATCGAGCGCCTCGCTGGTGACGACGGTGCCGACCTGAGCGGTCGTTGCAAGATCGAACCCGGTCTTGTCAGGCGCGGCCAGCGACGCCTGCACGCGGGTCCGGTAGAACACGTAGCCGGCGAGTGCGGCTTGCACGATCGCGGTAAACAGGAACAGTCCGCGCGGACCGACGCCCGACATCACCGCAGACGCGGCGAGCGGGCCGATCACGGAGCCGAGCGCGTTGGCGAGCAGGATGGTCGCCGCCGTTGCCACCATGTCGCTCGCGGGCGTCTTGTCGTAGCCGTGCGCGGCAGCCAGTGAATAGCCAGGTAGCGCCAAGGCACCGAACAGGAAACCAAAGGTCAGCAGCATGGTTGTGGACGCCGCAATTAGCCAGAGCACGAGGCCGGTGACCGAGGCTCCGATCAAAGAGGCCAGCAGCACCAAGCGGCGGTCCATGCGGTCCGACATGCGGCCGAGCGGCCATTGGGTCAGCGCGCCCGCGACGACCGCGATGCTCATGAATAGCGCCACGCCCTCGACACCAAGGCCGCTGCCGGCGGCCGACAGCGGCGCGAGCCCCCAGAAGGCGCCGTTGGCGATGCCGACCATGAAGCTCGCCACCAATGCCACCGGCGCGGCCTGATAGAGCTGCATCGGCCGGAAGCTGACGATGGTGATCGGAGCCGGCTGCGCGGAACGAGTCATTGCGACCGGGACGATGGCGAGCGACGACAGCATGGCGGCAATCATGAAGCCGCCGCCCGCACCGATCGGATAAAGCGTGACCAGCATCTGGCCGACGGCGAGCGCGGCGAAATTGACCACCACATAGGCGGACATCACCAGTCCACGGCTCTCGTTGGTGGTACCGTCGTTGAGCCAGCTCTCGATCACCAGGTAGAAGCCGGCGAGGCAAAAGCCGGTGATCAGGCGCAGCATGGTCCAGGCGATTGGGTCGGGCGCCAGCGCGTAGCCGAGCGCCACCGCGGTCGCCACCGCGACCGTTGCGGCAAAGGCGCGGATGTGCCCGGCGCGCAGGATCAGGTACGGCGCCAGCAGGCAGCCGCTGACGAAGCCGACATAGTACGCCGAGCTGATCGCGCCGAGTGCCACCGCGCTGAATCCATCGGCGCTGCCGCGTAGCGGCAGCAGCGTGAATTGCAAGCCGTTGCCGGCAAGCAGCATGGCCACCGCCAGCAGCAGCGAGGCGATCGGTTGCAACTTCGCTCGCATCAGAATCGATTCTCCGACACCGCAATCCTAACCGCAACGCCAAATCCCACCGAATGGTTCAGTGCGTCATGACGATGAGGCTCGATCAAGAAATTTCCAGGAGCGTCGATCTTCGACCGCGACCAGGCACAGGAGCGCCATGCGCTCAATCGGATGTACTTCTCGGCGATGATGCTGGAACCGCCGCGGCCGAGGTGCGCAGGGCGTCAGGCCGCATCCGTGCCGGCGGCGGGAACCGCGGCGAGCAGCCGCCTGACGATACGGCGTAAGGCGGCCACCTCAGCTTCAAGTTTTTGCATGCGTTCAGGGAGGTCGCCAGACCCGGCTGCCGCGGACGCCTCCAATGCCTGTACCGCCGGGGCGAAGGCAACGCCGACTTCCTCGCCGTGGCGCCATTGCACGTGCACGCGCAGCGTCTGCTCCTTTTGCGGAACGTAGAGATCGACCACGTCCGGAATCGCGACGGCGCTGGAGAAGATCAGCCGCGCGCCTTGTTCCGAGATGTCGCGGATCAGGCAGTCGGCCGCCGCGCGGCGGTTGTTGAAATAGATGCAGCCGCGCAGGAAACTTTTCTGACGCGGTGCGGCGCGCCGTTCGCTCATGCTGGCTTCTCCCGGGTCTCTTGACCAGCCTGGCACAGCATAGGCGCCGGGCAGCTAACGAATCCTTGACGGCCGTTAGCGCTTGCGCGGCCGGCACTTGGGCGGGCGTCAGCAAATCCTCAATGCGGATCGCCGGGCGCCGCGATCACGGCGTCGGTGTCGACGATCTGTCCCGGCTCGATGTCGTGCTGTCGCCGTGCCGCATCGATGTGGCGGTCGAGCGCCGCGGTCTGCAGTTCCGGCAGGTCGTCATAGCCGGTGAGGACAAAATAGATGCGCTGGAAGTCGTCGATTTTGTAGAGCGTCCGCAGCACGCGCTCGGTGTCGAAGCCTACCCGGGCGGGCGCGGAGCTTTCCAGCGAGTAGACCGCCTCGCCGGCCGACGAGATGATGCCGGCGCCGAAGATGCGTAAGCCCCCAACGGCGTGCATCAGCCCAAATTCCACCGTGTACCAATAGAGCCGCGCCAGATTTGCAAGCGCCGGCTGGCCGACATAGGCGAGCCCAGCGCGGCCGTATTCGGCGATGTAGTCGGCATAGCGCGGCTGCATCAGCAGCGGGACATGTCCAAACACATCGTGGAAGATGTCCGGCTCCTCGATGTAGTCGAGCTGGTCAGGTTTGCGAATCCAGTAGCCTGCGGGGAAACGCCGTGCCGCAAGATGGCTAAAGAAGACGGCGTCCGGGACTAGGCCCGGCACGGCAGCGACGGTCCAGCCGGTGGCCTGCGCCAGCGCACCGTTGATCTCACGGAAATCGGGAATGCCGTCAGGTGTGATCCCAAGCGTATCGAGGCCGTCGTAGAACTCGTCGACCACGCGTCCGCGAAGCAGCACCGTCTGGCGCTCGAACAGCGTGCGCCAAGTCTGGTGGTCCTGAGGGCCGTAGGCCTCGGGATGCTGCGCAACCAGGAAATCCGGAGGCAGCGGTTGGTTGGTCCGGGGGTCGATGCGAGGATAGGGCGTCATGGCGGCCTCACGGGCTTGGCCAGAATCAACGCATTCTACGCCGCTCCGGGTCCATTGGACTTGATCCTTTGGGTCCCTCTTCCGACTGCCACGGAAGGCGTAAAGCCAGGCTCGTTCGAAACGGTATCGTGGTAGGTCGTCGAGGTCTGTTCTGGTGATGCGTTAAGGAAGATTATACCAACGCCGTATGCCCATGCCTTGGCCTGACGACGCCGGTTTCAGGCCTTCCCCGCATACTCCGCCAGCGCCTGCCGCAGGATGTCCCGTGCCGGCTCCGAGCCGTCGAGCGGGCGCAGCGTGCGGCGGGTGATCTTCCAGCCCTGCGGCGTGCGCACGAGCTCCCAGCGGTTGGCGCCGACGCGGTGGATGCGGAAGCCCTTGGAAGCGCCGTGGCCCGGCACGGCCACCGGCTCGGCGCCGTTGTCGGGCGTCAGAATCTGCAAATAGGAGGTGACGACGGCCGTGTCGCCGTCGATGTCGATGCGCGGCAGGCCGGCGAAATGCGCCAGCCCGCCTGCGATTGCGGCCTGATGCTCCGGCGTCTTCACGATCGCGGCGATCGCCGCGTTGCCGGACGCGCCCTTGCCGCCGCCGAGGTCCATCGCTCCATCCTCGACATAGACGGCGCGGGTGAAATAGTCGGCGCCGGTGTCGGCACTCGGCGGATGGCTGGCGATCAGGTTGAGGATGTTGAGCCGATCCTCGATCGCGCGCAGGCGTTGCTCCAGTGTGGCGTTCTCAGCGTTGGCTCCGTGCATGGTGTTTCCTTCAGCATGTTTGCGATATTCGGATGATCGATCCTCGCGCGTGTCCCGCGCGCAGAAACTCGCGGACGTTCCCCGCACGCGGTGCAGCGCGCTAGCGGTGCACCGCAGATGCGGGGTCCCGGTTTGATCACAAGAAACCGGGGTCCCGGATCAGCAGTGCATCGCTCCGCTTCGTTGCGCGCTGCACCGCATCCGAGACACACGTGGCGAACTTACGACCCCTTCTACGCCGAAGCGATAGCGCAACGTGTCGCCTGGCTTGAGGCTGTCGCACGCCGCGCGCGGAATGCGCGTGCGGCCATCAGGCGAGACGAGGGAAAATCCGATGGTAGGGCTTGCACTTCTCATCCTGCAATCGTGGCCCGGATTGAGCGCAGCGCATTCCGGGGCGGGCGCCGCTGCGGGACATTCCGTTCTCGGATTTTGCTTCGCTCCATCCGGGCTACATCATCGCGCCTTGAAAATATTCCTTGACGTCTCTAGGAAAATAATCC includes these proteins:
- a CDS encoding PilZ domain-containing protein, whose protein sequence is MSERRAAPRQKSFLRGCIYFNNRRAAADCLIRDISEQGARLIFSSAVAIPDVVDLYVPQKEQTLRVHVQWRHGEEVGVAFAPAVQALEASAAAGSGDLPERMQKLEAEVAALRRIVRRLLAAVPAAGTDAA
- a CDS encoding phenylalanine 4-monooxygenase, whose amino-acid sequence is MTPYPRIDPRTNQPLPPDFLVAQHPEAYGPQDHQTWRTLFERQTVLLRGRVVDEFYDGLDTLGITPDGIPDFREINGALAQATGWTVAAVPGLVPDAVFFSHLAARRFPAGYWIRKPDQLDYIEEPDIFHDVFGHVPLLMQPRYADYIAEYGRAGLAYVGQPALANLARLYWYTVEFGLMHAVGGLRIFGAGIISSAGEAVYSLESSAPARVGFDTERVLRTLYKIDDFQRIYFVLTGYDDLPELQTAALDRHIDAARRQHDIEPGQIVDTDAVIAAPGDPH
- a CDS encoding nuclear transport factor 2 family protein; this encodes MHGANAENATLEQRLRAIEDRLNILNLIASHPPSADTGADYFTRAVYVEDGAMDLGGGKGASGNAAIAAIVKTPEHQAAIAGGLAHFAGLPRIDIDGDTAVVTSYLQILTPDNGAEPVAVPGHGASKGFRIHRVGANRWELVRTPQGWKITRRTLRPLDGSEPARDILRQALAEYAGKA
- a CDS encoding MFS transporter, which produces MMRAKLQPIASLLLAVAMLLAGNGLQFTLLPLRGSADGFSAVALGAISSAYYVGFVSGCLLAPYLILRAGHIRAFAATVAVATAVALGYALAPDPIAWTMLRLITGFCLAGFYLVIESWLNDGTTNESRGLVMSAYVVVNFAALAVGQMLVTLYPIGAGGGFMIAAMLSSLAIVPVAMTRSAQPAPITIVSFRPMQLYQAAPVALVASFMVGIANGAFWGLAPLSAAGSGLGVEGVALFMSIAVVAGALTQWPLGRMSDRMDRRLVLLASLIGASVTGLVLWLIAASTTMLLTFGFLFGALALPGYSLAAAHGYDKTPASDMVATAATILLANALGSVIGPLAASAVMSGVGPRGLFLFTAIVQAALAGYVFYRTRVQASLAAPDKTGFDLATTAQVGTVVTSEALDPADPSVAVPEAYTPPPAMNDATDLVPIPEDREAPR